One Streptomyces sp. SAI-135 DNA segment encodes these proteins:
- a CDS encoding PadR family transcriptional regulator produces the protein MSIGHTLLGLLESGPRHGYDLKRAFDEKFGHDRPLHYGQVYSTMSRLLKNGLVEVDGIEPGGGPERKRYAITDAGITDVQRWLATPEKPEPYLQSTLYTKVVLALLTHRDAGDILDNQRSEHLRMMRILTDRKRRGDLADQLICDHALFHLEADLRWLELTAARLDKLAEVVK, from the coding sequence ATGTCCATCGGTCACACCCTTCTAGGGCTCCTGGAGTCCGGGCCCCGCCACGGCTACGACCTCAAGCGGGCCTTCGACGAGAAGTTCGGTCACGACCGGCCGCTGCACTACGGCCAGGTCTACTCGACGATGTCGCGGCTGCTGAAGAACGGGCTCGTCGAAGTCGACGGGATCGAGCCCGGCGGCGGCCCCGAGCGCAAGCGCTACGCCATCACGGACGCCGGGATCACCGACGTGCAGCGGTGGCTCGCGACGCCGGAGAAGCCGGAGCCGTACCTCCAGTCCACGCTGTACACCAAGGTCGTCCTCGCGCTGCTCACGCACCGGGACGCCGGCGACATCCTGGACAACCAGCGCTCCGAGCACCTGCGGATGATGCGCATCCTCACCGACCGAAAGCGCAGGGGCGACCTCGCCGACCAGCTGATCTGCGACCACGCCCTGTTCCATCTGGAAGCCGACCTGCGCTGGCTGGAGCTGACCGCCGCGCGTCTCGACAAGCTCGCGGAGGTGGTCAAGTGA
- a CDS encoding SPFH domain-containing protein, translating into MAMDESVPDMPAPRVREFAAHSIGGALALLLGLAGLLLAVFLFAASGESPGFTVGGVLVLIAALISLRGLNTVAPGEARVVQLFGRYKGTIRQDGLRWVNPFTSRTKVSTRVRNHETAVLKVNDAYGNPIELAAVVVWKVEDTAQATFEVDNFVKFVATQTETAVRHIAIEYPYDAHEEDGLSLRGNADEITQKLATELHARVESAGVQIIESRFTHLAYAPEIASAMLQRQQAGAVVAARRQIVEGAVGMVEEALARITERDIVELDEERKAAMVSNLMVVLCGDRAPQPVLNTGTLYQ; encoded by the coding sequence ATGGCCATGGACGAATCGGTGCCCGACATGCCCGCCCCGCGCGTGCGGGAGTTCGCCGCGCACAGCATCGGCGGCGCGCTGGCCCTGCTGCTGGGCCTGGCCGGGCTGCTGCTCGCCGTCTTCCTGTTCGCCGCGAGCGGCGAGAGCCCCGGGTTCACCGTCGGCGGGGTCCTCGTGCTGATCGCCGCGCTCATCTCGCTGCGCGGTTTGAACACGGTCGCGCCGGGCGAGGCCCGGGTCGTCCAGCTCTTCGGGCGCTACAAGGGCACCATCCGCCAGGACGGCCTGCGCTGGGTGAACCCCTTCACCTCCCGCACCAAGGTCTCCACCCGGGTCCGCAACCACGAGACCGCCGTCCTCAAGGTCAACGACGCCTACGGCAACCCGATCGAGCTCGCCGCGGTCGTGGTGTGGAAGGTCGAGGACACCGCGCAGGCCACCTTCGAGGTGGACAACTTCGTGAAGTTCGTCGCCACCCAGACCGAGACCGCGGTACGGCACATCGCCATCGAGTACCCGTACGACGCCCACGAGGAGGACGGGCTCTCCCTGCGCGGCAACGCCGACGAGATCACCCAGAAACTCGCCACCGAACTGCACGCGCGCGTGGAGTCGGCCGGCGTGCAGATCATCGAGTCCCGCTTCACGCACCTCGCCTACGCGCCCGAGATCGCCTCGGCGATGCTCCAGCGGCAGCAGGCCGGCGCGGTCGTGGCGGCCCGGCGGCAGATCGTGGAGGGCGCGGTCGGCATGGTCGAGGAGGCGCTCGCCCGGATCACCGAGCGGGACATCGTGGAGCTGGACGAGGAGCGCAAGGCGGCGATGGTGTCCAACCTGATGGTGGTGCTGTGCGGCGACCGCGCCCCGCAGCCGGTCCTCAACACCGGGACGCTCTACCAGTGA
- a CDS encoding transglycosylase domain-containing protein has translation MGRAEERRARQRGGRRAAPPTRSSGTPSEGIAPGGRAAARQAARGKKSAKKGKSGIRRFFTWKKILGAFFGFCLLGIGAFIVMYMMIDVPKGNAAAQKQSNIYEYSDGSVMARVGDTNREIVDLSEVPKEVQRTFVAAENKTFYTDSGVDLKGTARGLINTLSGKGKQGGSTITQQYVKNYYLDQDQTVTRKLRELVISLKVDRTTSKDKILAGYINTSYYGRGAYGIQAAAQDYYRVDAKKLSVEQGAYLAALLQAPSQYDWAVASPTGKKLVQARWNYVLDNMVEQGWLSKSDRDDMTFPVPKEPKAAPGLEGQKGYLVKLANQQLEKQLVKTQGITQDEAEARVENSGWTITLNIDKKKQSALEKSVKTQLISKLDPKKRSVDKNVQAGAVSVDPKTGKIVALYGGQDYTKHYISNANRTDYQPASTFKPVILAAALENNSETASGKPIGANTVYDGTSKRQVLDSNGDKVGFAPENEDDQDYGKQVTVQTAMNKSINSVFAQMGVDVGMDKVLETATKLGMDTGKLRALPAYTLGTMGASPLQMAGVYATLDNHGKQVTPSIIKSAEQGGTEVQLPDPVGEQVISREAADTVTSVLTGVVADGTAKVSVAENPARDGRKVAGKTGTSDDNLSAWFTGYTPDLVTSVGLFGEDAKTGAQTKLYKTAGLDRVNGGGFPAQIWAAYTFGVAAENTKFDLDTDQGAAVQPTWTPTPSATPSETPSETPSQTPSETPSETPSETPSETPSQSPSQSAPTGEQSTPVETSTSPLNPFDPNAEQ, from the coding sequence ATGGGACGAGCGGAAGAGAGAAGAGCACGTCAGCGCGGTGGCCGCCGCGCGGCGCCGCCCACGCGCTCGTCCGGGACGCCGAGCGAGGGCATCGCGCCGGGCGGCCGGGCCGCAGCGCGCCAGGCGGCGCGCGGCAAGAAGAGCGCGAAGAAGGGTAAGAGCGGCATACGCCGGTTCTTCACCTGGAAGAAGATCCTCGGCGCGTTCTTCGGCTTCTGCCTGCTCGGCATCGGCGCCTTCATCGTGATGTACATGATGATCGACGTGCCGAAGGGCAACGCGGCCGCGCAGAAGCAGAGCAACATCTACGAGTACAGCGACGGCTCGGTCATGGCCCGCGTCGGCGACACCAACCGGGAGATCGTGGACCTCTCCGAGGTGCCCAAGGAGGTCCAGCGCACCTTCGTGGCGGCGGAGAACAAGACCTTCTACACGGACTCCGGCGTCGACCTCAAGGGCACCGCCCGCGGCCTCATCAACACCCTGTCCGGCAAGGGCAAGCAGGGTGGCTCCACGATCACCCAGCAGTACGTCAAGAACTACTACCTCGACCAGGACCAGACCGTCACGCGCAAGCTGCGGGAACTGGTCATCTCGTTGAAGGTGGACCGCACGACGTCCAAGGACAAGATCCTCGCGGGCTACATCAACACCAGCTACTACGGCCGCGGCGCCTACGGCATCCAGGCCGCCGCCCAGGACTACTACCGCGTCGACGCCAAGAAGCTCAGCGTCGAGCAGGGCGCGTACCTCGCCGCGCTCCTCCAGGCCCCGAGCCAGTACGACTGGGCGGTCGCCAGCCCCACCGGCAAGAAGCTCGTGCAGGCCCGCTGGAACTACGTCCTGGACAACATGGTCGAGCAGGGCTGGCTGAGCAAGAGCGACCGCGACGACATGACGTTCCCGGTCCCCAAGGAGCCCAAGGCCGCCCCGGGTCTCGAGGGCCAGAAGGGCTACCTGGTCAAGCTCGCCAACCAGCAGCTGGAGAAGCAGCTGGTCAAGACGCAGGGCATCACCCAGGACGAGGCGGAGGCCCGGGTCGAGAACTCGGGGTGGACCATCACCCTGAACATCGACAAGAAGAAGCAGTCCGCGCTGGAGAAGTCCGTCAAGACCCAGCTGATCAGCAAGCTGGACCCGAAGAAGCGCTCGGTGGACAAGAACGTCCAGGCCGGCGCCGTCTCGGTCGATCCGAAAACCGGGAAGATCGTCGCCCTGTACGGCGGCCAGGACTACACCAAGCACTACATCAGCAACGCCAACCGCACCGACTACCAGCCCGCGTCGACGTTCAAGCCGGTGATCCTCGCCGCCGCCCTGGAGAACAACTCCGAGACCGCGAGCGGCAAGCCGATCGGCGCGAACACCGTCTACGACGGCACCAGCAAGCGCCAGGTCCTGGACAGCAACGGCGACAAGGTCGGCTTCGCCCCCGAGAACGAGGACGACCAGGACTACGGCAAGCAGGTCACCGTCCAGACGGCGATGAACAAGTCCATCAACTCCGTCTTCGCGCAGATGGGCGTCGACGTCGGCATGGACAAGGTGCTGGAGACCGCCACCAAGCTCGGCATGGACACCGGCAAGCTGAGGGCGCTGCCCGCCTACACCCTGGGCACCATGGGCGCGAGCCCGCTCCAGATGGCCGGCGTCTACGCCACCCTCGACAACCACGGCAAGCAGGTCACGCCGAGCATCATCAAGTCGGCCGAGCAGGGCGGCACCGAGGTCCAGCTGCCCGACCCGGTCGGCGAGCAGGTGATCAGCCGTGAGGCCGCCGACACGGTGACCTCGGTGCTGACCGGCGTGGTCGCCGACGGTACGGCGAAGGTGTCCGTGGCGGAGAACCCGGCCCGCGACGGCCGCAAGGTCGCCGGCAAGACCGGTACCTCCGACGACAACCTCTCGGCCTGGTTCACCGGCTACACCCCTGACCTGGTCACCTCGGTCGGCCTGTTCGGCGAGGACGCCAAGACCGGTGCCCAGACCAAGCTGTACAAGACCGCCGGCCTGGACCGCGTCAACGGTGGTGGGTTCCCGGCGCAGATCTGGGCGGCGTACACCTTCGGTGTCGCGGCCGAGAACACCAAGTTCGACCTGGACACCGACCAGGGCGCCGCGGTCCAGCCGACGTGGACGCCGACGCCCTCGGCGACGCCGTCCGAGACGCCCTCGGAGACACCTTCGCAGACTCCGTCGGAAACTCCCTCCGAGACGCCGTCCGAGACTCCGTCGGAAACTCCGTCACAGTCGCCGTCGCAGAGCGCGCCGACCGGTGAGCAGAGCACTCCGGTCGAGACCTCGACCTCACCACTGAACCCGTTCGATCCGAACGCCGAGCAGTAG
- a CDS encoding SpoIIE family protein phosphatase codes for MTEHPTSFERPQPGVDPTDPRGALLRSPAPPPAQGAESALPLQARSGDPAQEAAPVLQAGNSTTGKPGKTGNNKDMGMNPAGTGPEHSQPAAAEPDTHRPRPVPEGVPVQPGGEDERLPQSGDERRTGQGLPPGRPTPMRRDGDRLRFVGAATRRIARGIDLDEIVMGLCRATVPTFSDAILVYLRDPLPVGDERPTGPLVLRLRRSDRIPQQERDLEDGILPVPVPENPTELDALGTELCEVQPGSALAEVLRGVRPVFTDTPAAHAALPELLGEGCEFAVPSGRRAILAPLRGRRRVIGAALFLRRPDRIPFDPDDLLVAAQLATHSALGIDKAVLYGREAYIADELQRTMLPETLPRPTGVRLASRYLPAAETARVGGDWYDAIPLPGSRVALVVGDVMGHSMTSAAIMGQLRTTAQTLAGLDLPPQEVLHHLDEQAQRLGTDRMATCLYAVYDPVSHRITIANAGHPPPVLLHLGGRAEVLRVPPGAPIGVGGVDFEAVELDAPAGATLLLYTDGLVESRLRDVWTGIEQLREKLAATAQLTGPDHPPPLEALCDEVLDMLGPGDRDDDIALLAARFDGIAPSDVAYWFLEPEDAAPGRARRLARRALSRWGMEDLTDSVELLVSEVVTNAVRYATRPVTLRLLRTDVLRCEVGDDVPQLPRLRQARATDEGGRGLYLVNRLARRWGATRLSTGKVVWFELNRG; via the coding sequence GTGACGGAGCACCCGACCTCCTTCGAACGCCCCCAGCCGGGCGTCGACCCCACGGACCCCCGCGGGGCGCTCCTGCGTTCCCCGGCGCCACCGCCCGCCCAGGGCGCCGAGTCGGCTTTACCTCTCCAGGCACGCTCCGGTGACCCCGCGCAGGAGGCGGCACCCGTCCTCCAGGCAGGCAACAGCACGACCGGCAAGCCCGGAAAGACCGGCAACAACAAGGACATGGGCATGAACCCGGCCGGTACCGGCCCCGAGCACTCCCAGCCGGCCGCCGCGGAGCCGGACACGCACCGTCCCCGGCCGGTCCCCGAGGGGGTCCCGGTGCAGCCGGGCGGCGAGGACGAGCGCCTGCCCCAGAGCGGTGACGAACGCCGTACCGGGCAGGGGCTGCCCCCGGGCCGGCCCACACCCATGCGCCGGGACGGCGACCGGCTGCGCTTCGTGGGCGCGGCGACCCGTCGGATCGCCCGGGGCATCGACCTGGACGAGATCGTGATGGGTCTGTGCCGGGCGACCGTGCCGACCTTCTCGGACGCGATCCTCGTCTATCTGCGCGACCCGCTGCCCGTCGGCGACGAGCGGCCCACCGGACCGCTCGTGCTGCGGCTGCGGCGCAGTGACCGCATTCCGCAGCAGGAGCGGGACCTGGAGGACGGCATCCTGCCGGTGCCGGTGCCGGAGAACCCGACCGAGCTGGACGCGCTCGGCACCGAACTGTGCGAGGTGCAGCCCGGCAGCGCGCTCGCCGAGGTGCTGCGCGGGGTGCGGCCGGTCTTCACGGACACTCCCGCGGCCCATGCCGCGCTGCCGGAACTGCTCGGAGAGGGCTGCGAGTTCGCCGTACCGTCGGGCCGGCGGGCGATCCTCGCCCCGCTGCGCGGCCGGCGCCGGGTGATCGGCGCGGCCCTGTTCCTGCGCCGCCCCGACCGCATCCCCTTCGACCCGGACGACCTGCTCGTCGCCGCCCAGCTCGCCACGCACAGCGCGCTGGGCATCGACAAGGCGGTCCTTTACGGCCGTGAGGCGTACATCGCCGACGAGTTGCAGCGCACCATGCTGCCGGAGACGCTCCCCAGGCCGACCGGCGTGCGGCTGGCCTCCCGCTATCTGCCGGCCGCCGAGACGGCCCGGGTGGGCGGTGACTGGTACGACGCGATCCCGCTGCCCGGCAGCCGGGTCGCCCTGGTCGTGGGCGACGTCATGGGCCACTCCATGACCTCCGCGGCGATCATGGGCCAGCTGCGGACGACCGCGCAGACCCTCGCCGGGCTCGACCTGCCCCCGCAGGAGGTGCTGCACCACCTCGACGAGCAGGCCCAGCGGCTCGGCACGGACCGCATGGCGACCTGCCTCTACGCCGTCTACGACCCGGTCTCGCACCGGATCACCATCGCCAACGCCGGTCATCCGCCGCCGGTGCTGCTGCATCTGGGCGGGCGGGCCGAGGTGCTCCGGGTGCCGCCGGGCGCGCCGATCGGTGTCGGGGGCGTGGACTTCGAGGCCGTGGAACTGGACGCGCCGGCCGGGGCGACCCTGCTGCTCTACACCGACGGACTCGTGGAGTCGCGGCTTCGGGACGTGTGGACCGGGATAGAGCAGCTGCGGGAGAAGCTCGCCGCGACGGCGCAGCTGACCGGGCCGGATCATCCGCCGCCGCTGGAGGCGCTGTGCGACGAGGTGCTCGACATGCTCGGTCCCGGCGACCGGGACGACGACATCGCGCTGCTCGCGGCCCGCTTCGACGGGATCGCGCCCAGTGACGTGGCGTACTGGTTCCTGGAGCCGGAGGACGCGGCCCCGGGCCGTGCCCGGCGGCTCGCGCGGCGGGCACTGTCCCGGTGGGGCATGGAGGATCTGACCGACTCCGTCGAGCTGCTGGTCAGTGAGGTCGTGACGAACGCCGTGCGGTACGCGACGCGTCCGGTCACGCTCCGGCTGCTGCGCACCGACGTCCTGCGGTGCGAGGTCGGGGACGACGTGCCGCAGCTGCCGCGTCTGCGGCAGGCCCGGGCCACCGACGAGGGCGGCCGCGGGCTCTACCTCGTCAACCGGCTCGCCCGCCGGTGGGGCGCCACCCGGCTGAGCACCGGCAAGGTGGTCTGGTTCGAGCTCAACAGGGGCTAG
- a CDS encoding DUF402 domain-containing protein, with protein MADGGAVRAVEAGTTAHFWEPGSQILWRYRENAGEQFHIARPVTVVRDDEDLLAVWLAPGTECVRPVLADGTPVHAEPLQSRYTKPRSVHRDRWFGTGVLKLARPGLPWSVWLFWEPGWRFKNWYVNLEEPLARWAGGVDSEDHFLDITVDPDRGWQWRDEDEFAQAQRDGLMGPDLAEQVRSAGRSAVEVIRAWGPPFSDGWPDWRPDPSWTVPLLPEDWDRMPAHLSS; from the coding sequence ATGGCAGACGGTGGAGCGGTGAGAGCGGTGGAAGCGGGTACGACGGCGCACTTCTGGGAGCCCGGGAGTCAGATCCTGTGGCGCTACCGGGAGAACGCCGGCGAGCAGTTCCACATCGCCCGCCCCGTCACCGTCGTACGCGACGACGAGGATCTGCTCGCCGTCTGGCTGGCACCGGGCACCGAGTGTGTGCGGCCGGTGCTGGCCGACGGCACGCCGGTGCACGCCGAGCCGCTTCAGTCCCGTTACACCAAGCCGCGTTCGGTCCATCGGGACCGCTGGTTCGGCACCGGGGTGCTGAAGCTGGCCCGGCCGGGGCTGCCGTGGTCGGTGTGGCTGTTCTGGGAGCCGGGCTGGCGTTTCAAGAACTGGTACGTGAACCTGGAGGAGCCGCTGGCCCGTTGGGCCGGGGGTGTGGATTCCGAGGACCACTTCCTGGACATCACCGTGGATCCGGACCGCGGTTGGCAGTGGCGCGACGAGGACGAGTTCGCGCAGGCCCAGCGGGACGGGCTGATGGGCCCCGACCTGGCCGAACAGGTCAGATCGGCGGGGCGGTCGGCGGTGGAGGTGATCCGCGCCTGGGGCCCGCCGTTCTCGGACGGCTGGCCCGACTGGCGGCCCGATCCGTCCTGGACCGTACCGCTCCTTCCGGAAGACTGGGACCGTATGCCTGCGCACTTGTCGTCATGA
- a CDS encoding class II fumarate hydratase, producing MADEQQEQAFRIEHDSMGEVRVPADAKWRAQTQRAVENFPVSGQRIERAHIEALARIKGAAAKVNARLNVLDKDIAEAIQEAADEVARGDWDAHFPVDVFQTGSGTSSNMNTNEVIATLASERLGGGRDVHPNDHVNASQSSNDVFPSSIHIAATAAVTRDLIPALQHLADALTRKSEEFADVVKSGRTHLMDATPVTLGQEFGGYAAQITYGVERLNASLPRLAELPLGGTAVGTGINTPPGFSAAVIEEVARTTGLPLTEARDHFEAQGARDGIVETSGQLRTIAVGLTKIANDLRWMSSGPRTGLAEISLPDLQPGSSIMPGKVNPVIPEAVLMVAAQVIGNDATVATAGAAGNFELNVMLPVIAKNVLESIRLLANVSRLLADRTVDGIVAHRERAREYAESSPSVVTPLNKYIGYEEAAKVAKKALAERKTIREVVLEGGYVERGDLTAGQLDQALDVLRMTRP from the coding sequence GTGGCCGACGAGCAGCAGGAACAGGCGTTCCGTATCGAGCACGACTCGATGGGCGAGGTCCGGGTCCCGGCGGACGCCAAGTGGCGGGCGCAGACCCAGCGGGCCGTGGAGAACTTCCCCGTCTCCGGGCAGCGGATCGAGCGGGCGCACATCGAGGCGCTGGCCCGGATCAAGGGCGCGGCCGCGAAGGTGAACGCCCGGCTGAACGTGCTGGACAAGGACATCGCCGAGGCCATCCAGGAGGCGGCCGACGAGGTGGCCCGCGGCGACTGGGACGCGCACTTCCCCGTCGACGTGTTCCAGACCGGGTCCGGCACCTCGTCCAACATGAACACCAACGAGGTGATCGCGACCCTGGCGAGCGAGCGGCTCGGCGGCGGCCGTGACGTGCACCCCAACGACCACGTCAACGCCTCCCAGTCGTCCAACGACGTCTTCCCCTCGTCCATCCACATCGCCGCCACCGCCGCCGTGACCCGGGATCTCATCCCCGCACTCCAGCACCTGGCCGACGCCCTCACCCGCAAGTCCGAGGAGTTCGCCGACGTCGTGAAGTCGGGCCGGACGCATCTGATGGACGCCACGCCGGTCACGCTCGGGCAGGAGTTCGGCGGGTACGCCGCGCAGATCACGTACGGCGTCGAGCGGCTCAACGCCTCCCTGCCCCGCCTCGCCGAACTGCCCCTGGGCGGTACCGCCGTCGGCACCGGCATCAACACCCCGCCCGGCTTCTCCGCCGCCGTCATCGAGGAGGTCGCCCGCACCACCGGGCTGCCGCTGACCGAGGCGCGGGACCACTTCGAGGCGCAGGGCGCCCGGGACGGGATCGTCGAGACCAGCGGGCAGCTCAGGACCATCGCGGTCGGGCTCACGAAGATCGCGAACGACCTGCGGTGGATGTCCTCCGGGCCCAGGACGGGCCTGGCCGAGATCTCGCTGCCCGATCTCCAGCCCGGCTCGTCCATCATGCCCGGCAAGGTCAACCCGGTGATCCCGGAAGCCGTGCTGATGGTCGCGGCCCAGGTCATCGGGAACGACGCCACCGTCGCGACCGCCGGAGCGGCCGGCAACTTCGAGCTGAACGTGATGCTGCCGGTCATCGCGAAGAACGTCCTGGAGTCGATCCGGCTGCTCGCCAACGTCTCCCGGCTGCTCGCCGACCGGACCGTCGACGGCATCGTCGCCCACCGCGAACGGGCCCGTGAGTACGCCGAGTCCTCGCCCTCCGTGGTCACCCCGCTCAACAAGTACATCGGGTACGAGGAGGCCGCCAAGGTCGCCAAGAAGGCCCTCGCCGAGCGGAAGACCATCCGCGAGGTCGTCCTGGAGGGCGGGTACGTCGAGCGCGGTGATCTCACGGCCGGACAACTCGACCAGGCACTGGATGTCCTGCGGATGACACGGCCGTAA
- a CDS encoding fumarate hydratase yields the protein MPEFAYTDLLPMGEDTTPYRLVTSEGVSTFEADGRTFLKVEPEALRKLAEEAIHDIQHYLRPAHLAQLRRIIDDPEASANDKFVALDLLKNANIAAAGVLPMCQDTGTAIVMGKRGQNVLTSGGDEEALSRGIYDAYLNLNLRYSQMAPLTMWDEKNTGSNLPAQIELYATDGGAYKFLFMAKGGGSANKSFLYQETKAVLNEASMMKFLEEKIRSLGTAACPPYHLAIVVGGTSAEYALKTAKYASAHYLDEIPAEGSELGHGFRDKELEEKVFELTQKIGIGAQFGGKYFCHDVRVVRLPRHGASCPVAIAVSCSADRQAVAKITAEGVFLEQLETDPARFLPETTDEHLDESSDVVRIDLNQPMEAILAELTKYPVKTRLSLTGPLVVARDIAHAKIKERLDAGEEMPQYLKDHPVYYAGPAKTPEGYASGSFGPTTAGRMDSYVEQFQAAGGSKVMLAKGNRSKQVTDACGTHGGFYLGSIGGPAARLAQDCIKKVEVVEYEELGMEAVWKIEVEDFPAFIVVDDKGNDFFQDPAPAPTFTSIPVRGPGLA from the coding sequence ATGCCTGAGTTCGCGTACACCGATCTGCTCCCCATGGGAGAGGACACCACCCCCTACCGGCTGGTGACCTCCGAGGGTGTCTCCACCTTCGAGGCCGACGGGCGGACCTTCCTCAAGGTGGAGCCGGAGGCGCTGCGCAAGCTCGCCGAAGAGGCCATCCACGACATCCAGCACTACCTGCGGCCCGCGCACCTCGCCCAGCTGCGGCGGATCATCGACGACCCGGAGGCCTCCGCCAACGACAAGTTCGTGGCGCTGGACCTGCTGAAGAACGCGAACATCGCGGCGGCGGGCGTCCTGCCGATGTGCCAGGACACCGGCACGGCGATCGTCATGGGCAAGCGCGGGCAGAACGTGCTGACGTCGGGCGGCGACGAGGAAGCCCTCTCGCGCGGTATCTACGACGCGTACCTGAACCTCAACCTGCGCTACTCGCAGATGGCCCCGCTGACCATGTGGGACGAGAAGAACACCGGCTCCAACCTCCCGGCGCAGATCGAGCTGTATGCCACCGACGGCGGCGCGTACAAGTTCCTGTTCATGGCGAAGGGCGGCGGCTCGGCCAACAAGTCGTTCCTGTACCAGGAGACGAAGGCCGTCCTGAACGAGGCCTCCATGATGAAGTTCCTGGAGGAGAAGATCCGCTCGCTCGGTACGGCCGCCTGTCCGCCGTACCACCTGGCGATCGTGGTGGGCGGCACGTCCGCCGAGTACGCGCTCAAGACCGCGAAGTACGCCTCCGCGCACTACCTGGACGAGATTCCCGCCGAGGGCTCGGAGCTCGGGCACGGCTTCCGGGACAAGGAGCTGGAGGAGAAGGTCTTCGAGCTGACGCAGAAGATCGGGATCGGGGCGCAGTTCGGCGGCAAGTACTTCTGCCACGACGTGCGCGTGGTGCGCCTGCCGCGGCACGGTGCGTCCTGCCCGGTCGCCATCGCCGTGTCCTGCTCCGCCGACCGCCAGGCCGTCGCGAAGATCACCGCGGAGGGTGTCTTCCTGGAGCAGCTGGAGACGGACCCGGCGCGGTTCCTGCCGGAGACGACGGACGAGCACCTGGACGAGTCGTCCGACGTGGTGAGGATCGACCTCAACCAGCCGATGGAGGCGATCCTCGCGGAGCTCACCAAGTACCCGGTGAAGACACGGCTCTCGCTGACCGGGCCGCTCGTGGTCGCACGTGACATCGCGCACGCCAAGATCAAGGAACGCCTTGACGCGGGTGAGGAGATGCCGCAGTACCTGAAGGACCACCCGGTGTACTACGCGGGCCCGGCCAAGACCCCCGAGGGCTACGCCTCCGGTTCCTTCGGTCCCACGACGGCCGGCCGCATGGACTCCTACGTCGAGCAGTTCCAGGCGGCGGGCGGCTCCAAGGTGATGCTGGCCAAGGGCAACCGCAGCAAGCAGGTCACCGACGCGTGCGGTACGCACGGCGGCTTCTACCTCGGCTCCATCGGCGGCCCGGCCGCCCGGCTCGCCCAGGACTGCATCAAGAAGGTCGAGGTCGTCGAGTACGAGGAGCTCGGCATGGAGGCGGTCTGGAAGATCGAGGTCGAGGACTTCCCGGCGTTCATCGTGGTCGACGACAAGGGCAACGACTTCTTCCAGGACCCGGCCCCGGCCCCGACGTTCACGTCGATTCCGGTCCGGGGGCCCGGGCTGGCGTAG
- a CDS encoding DUF1707 domain-containing protein, giving the protein MDLQKPDLHQPTGPAPAVADLRASDADRDRVADILREALAEGRLTGDEHAERVEGVLSAKTVGELEVFIRDLPAAHERRSTPAWTPAPNRPTDAIPPDPDDNVVAVFSAAVRKGRWRAGRRIHAYAVFGSVEIDLSEAIFEYRQVVIKAFSVFGSVEVRVPENISLRGTGVGVLGDFQVDTLDSQEPDAPVVYVDGWAVLGSVDAKPRRGKLVADILDRVQRAVDRKVDRSLRKHLDR; this is encoded by the coding sequence GTGGACCTTCAGAAGCCCGACCTTCACCAGCCCACGGGACCCGCGCCCGCGGTGGCCGACCTGCGCGCCTCGGACGCCGACCGCGACCGCGTCGCCGACATCCTGCGCGAGGCCCTCGCCGAGGGCCGCCTCACCGGGGACGAGCACGCCGAGCGGGTCGAGGGGGTGCTGAGCGCCAAGACGGTGGGCGAGCTGGAGGTCTTCATACGGGACCTGCCGGCCGCCCATGAGCGCCGTTCCACCCCGGCCTGGACCCCGGCCCCCAACCGCCCGACCGACGCGATCCCCCCGGACCCGGACGACAACGTGGTGGCGGTCTTCAGCGCCGCCGTCCGCAAGGGCCGCTGGCGCGCGGGCCGCCGCATCCACGCCTACGCGGTCTTCGGCAGCGTCGAGATAGACCTCAGCGAGGCGATCTTCGAGTACCGCCAGGTGGTCATCAAGGCGTTCTCGGTGTTCGGCAGCGTCGAGGTGCGCGTCCCCGAGAACATCTCGCTGCGCGGCACGGGAGTCGGTGTCCTCGGCGACTTCCAGGTGGACACCCTCGACTCGCAGGAGCCGGACGCGCCCGTGGTGTACGTCGACGGCTGGGCCGTCCTCGGCAGCGTCGACGCGAAGCCCAGGCGCGGCAAGCTCGTCGCGGACATCCTCGACCGGGTCCAGCGCGCGGTCGACCGCAAGGTCGACAGGAGTTTGCGCAAACACCTGGATCGTTGA
- a CDS encoding WhiB family transcriptional regulator — protein MLQPPHSSLQVAAVPAQRVPVRDRDQDAPWHTEAVCRRDEAGLFFAPSKEPTAARLSREEAAKRVCARCPVMVECREHALLQPEPYGVWGGLTAAERRVVLARRRRRDLELTKAARAARIAQAG, from the coding sequence GTGCTGCAACCGCCGCATTCGTCCCTGCAGGTCGCTGCCGTTCCGGCCCAGCGGGTGCCAGTGCGGGACAGGGACCAAGACGCTCCATGGCACACCGAGGCGGTGTGCCGGCGCGATGAGGCCGGCCTGTTCTTCGCTCCGTCCAAGGAACCCACGGCCGCCAGGCTCTCCCGCGAGGAGGCGGCGAAGCGCGTCTGCGCCCGCTGTCCGGTCATGGTCGAGTGCCGCGAACACGCTCTGCTCCAGCCCGAGCCCTACGGCGTCTGGGGCGGCCTCACCGCGGCGGAGCGCCGGGTGGTCCTGGCCCGGCGCAGGCGCCGCGACCTGGAACTCACCAAAGCCGCGAGGGCGGCCCGCATAGCCCAGGCGGGCTGA